The genomic stretch AGAGCCTGGACTCGGTGATGATGCCCTTCCTGCCCCCAAAGCCCCCTTTCCCGGAAGGAAGCCTCCTGGCCCGGGCCTACGACCCTGCCGATTCCCGGCTTTGGGCCTTCCACGCCCGGGCCAAGTACCTCCTGGAAAACCAACCCAACCTGCACCTTTTCCAGGCCACCGCCACGGAGCTTCTTCTGGAAGGGAAGAGGGTGGTGGGGGTGGGTACGTGGGAAGGCCCCCCGGCCCGGGCCTCCCGCGTGGTGCTGGCGGTGGGGAGCTTTCTCGGAGCCAGGCTTTGGTTGGGCGAGGCGGTGGAGGAGGCGGGCCGGCTTTCCGAGGCCAGCTACCCGGACCTCTTCCTCCACCTTCAGGCCCTGGGCTTCCGCTTCCTAAAGCGGGAGAGGGCGGTGCCGGAAGCCCCCGGGACCCCGGGCTATACCGTGAGCTACCACGCCTTCCACCCGGAGGAGTGGGAGGAGGAAACCTTCCGCCTAGTCAGGCTGGAAGGGCTTTATGCGGTGGGCCTTTGCGTGCGGGAGGGGGAGTATGCCCTCATGAGCCAAGAAGGCCTGCGCCTGGCGGAGCACCTTCTCCATGAGCTTGGGTAGGGGTTTCTCCCCCGGGTCCACAAGCTGTTCCCTTCGGCAAGCAGCCCCTTCCCAGGGGGCCACGTGCACCTCCACCCGGAGCCTGCGGTGGGTGAGGGCGTGGCGCACCTCCCCGGCGAAACGGGGCTCCACCCCAAAGGCCCTGGCCCTTGCCGGAAGGTCTTCAGGGGGCATGAGGGGCACCCCGTAGAGCCCGGCGAAACGCCCTTCCAGCTTCTCCAGATAGACCCCTTCCCTGCCCCAGAGGACCAGGGCCGCCAGGGCTTCCTCCCGCACCTTCCGCTTCCTGGCCCCCGGGTAACGCCCTGGGTCCGCCCGCCCTTGGCAAAAGGCGGCGACGGGGCAACGGGAGCAAAGGGGCCTCCGGGGCAGGCACACCGTGGCCCCCAGGTCCATGAGGGCCTGGTTCCACTCGCCTGGGGCTTCCCCCGGGGGCATGAGGTCCTGGGCTAGGCGCCAAAGGCGCTGGGGAGAAGGGTTCTCCCAGGCGAGAAGCCGGGAAAGGACCCGCCTCACGTTCCCGTCCACCGCCGCCACCCTTTCCCCAAAGGCCAGAGAGGCCACCGCCGCCGCCGTGTACGGGCCAAGGCCGGGAAGCCCAAGAAGCTCGGCATAGCCTTGGGGCAGGGCCTCCACCTCCTGGGCCAGGCGGTGGAGGTGAAGGGCCCGGCGGTAGTAGCCCGCCCCCTGCCAGGCCTTCAGCACCTCCTCCAAGGGGGCCTCCCGCAAGGCCTTCAGGCTGGGGAAACGGGCCAGGAAGCGATGGTAGTAAGGGATGGCCTGGGCGGTCCGGGTCTGCTGCAGGAGCACCTCGGCCACCAGGATGCGGTAGGGGTCCTTCTCCCCCCTCCAGGGAAGGAGGCGGGGGTTTTCCCGATACCAGCCAAGGAGCGCTTCCTGTAGCCCTTTCATGGGCCTACGGGGTGCCGAAAAGCCTCCGGTGCTCCACCATAAGGCACCGGTCGGCCACCACGGGGATCCCGGCCTCCTTCAGGGCCTCTTCAAAGCCCGGGTGGCGGATGCCAGACTGCAACCACACCAGGCCGGGCCTCAGGGCCAAGACCTCGGGCAGGTGGGCCAAAAGGGCCTCCGGAGGGCGAAAGACGTCCAAGATGTCCACGGGTTCGGAAATCTCCTCTAGGCTCGCCACCACCCGCACCCCGAAAAGCTCCATCCCGGCGAAACGGGGGTTAACCGGCAGGATGCGGTAACCCTTCTCCCAAAGGTATTCGGGCACGTAGTGGGCGGGGCGGGAAGGGTCCTTATGGGCCCCCAACACGGCAATGGTCCGGGCCCTTTCCAGATAGGTCTGGAGCTCTAGGTCGGTCATGGCCGGTAGTCCAAGGGCCTCAGGTAAAACTCCCCGATGGCGGTGGAGGAAAGGAGGGCCACGGTGGGCAGGGCCCGCTTCCAATGGGTGCGGTTCACCCGCTCCTTGACCCGGGCTATCTCCTCCTGGGTGTAGCCCAGGCTCTCTATATAGGCGTCGGGGTAGCCCTTCAGGTAGTGCTCCAGGATGACATCCGCCCGCAGGTAGCGCACCCCCAGGTCCCCCTCGTCCGTCTGCCCCGGGATGAGGTCAGCGGTGGGCACCTTCTCCACCACCGCCTGGGGCACCCCCAAGTAACGGGCCAGGCCCCAGACCTGGGTCTTGTACAGGTCCCCCAAGGGGTTTACCGGGGGGGTGTCGTCCCCGTGCCAGGTGAAGTAGCCGAAAAGCCTCTCCGTCTTGTTGCCCGTGCCCAAGGGCAGGGCCTCGTAGGCCTGGGATTTGTCAAAGAGGACCATCATCCGGGCCCGGGCCATCAGGTTGCCCTTGCGGTGGGGGGTGAGGTCCGGGGTTTGCGCAGCGTAGCCCTCCACCATGGGGGTGATGTCCACCTCCTCTAGCTCCACCCCGAAGGTCTCCGCCACCAGATAGGCGTGCTCCCGGGAAAGGGGGCTGGAGTCCCGGTGGGGGAGGAAAAGGGCGTGGACCCGTTTCGGCCCCAGGGCTCGCACCGCCAGGGCCAAGGTGGTGGCGGAGTCCACCCCCCCGGATACCGCCACAATGGCCCTCTCGTAGCCCCGCCAGGAAAGCTCCTCCTGGACAAAGCGGGTAAGGAAGTCCGCCACCAGGGGCCAGTGGAGCTCCAGGCTTTCCTGGATCTTGGGAGCTTGGAGGATTTTCATCTCCCCTCCTTTCCCAAAACCCTCTCCAGGTCGGGGAGGAGAAGGGGCAAGGCGGCCTCGAGGTCGGAAAGCAGAGGGCTATCGTAGCGCACCGGGGGGATCCGCTCCCGGTCCAGGTCCAAGAGCAGGGCCGCCTCCTCAAACAGGGGGGCCTCGGCCAGAACGCGCCCTTCCGGCCCCACCGCCAGGCTTCCCCCGCTCATCCCCTTCCCCCCCTCAAACCCCACCAGACTGGAAAGGATCACGTAAAGGCCGTGCTCCGCCGCCACCGCCCGGGCCAGGGTGCGCCAGCGCTCCACGTTCTCGGGCCTTTCCCCGTGGAAGCCTCTGGCGGGGCTGGCTGCGGGCACATAGACCACCTCCGCCCCGTCCAAGGCGGCGATGGCCGAGGTGAGGGAATGCCAGAAGTCCTCGCAGATGAGGATGGCCGCCCGGCCAAAACGGGTGTTAAAGGCCTCCACCCGCCTCCCCCGGGCCAGGTAGCGCTCCTCGTCAAAGACCCCGTAGGTGGGCAGGAAAACCTTGCGGTGCACGTGGACAATGCGGTGGGGAAGTTCCAGGTAGGCGGCGCTGTTGTAATAGGCTCCCTCATCCCGCTCGTAAAAGCCCACCACCACGTCCAAAAGCCCCTCCCAACCCACCTCCTTGTGCACCTGGGAGAGGAGTTCCAAAAGCTCGTACCGGGTAAGGGCCAGCTCCCTCACCCCCCCTTGCAGGAAATACCCGGTCAAGGCCGCCTCGGGTAGGACCACCACCCCCGGGGCGTGAGGACGAAGAACCCTAAGGTGCGCCGCCAAGCGGGTTAGGTTCTCCCTGATCCTGGCCTTTTCCGGGCGAAACTGGAGGATGGCATGCCGGACCACGGTTCCTAGCCTACACCCCCATGCGGGGCCCTACTGGGCTCCAGGTAAAGCCTGGGGTCCGCCTCGGGGAAGGGATTGTCCTGCTCCTCCAAGGCCCCAAGCTCCTCGGGGGAGACGCCTTTGAGAAGGTTGAAAAAGGCTTCGGCATGCCCTTGGTAGCGCTCCTTGGCGTACTCCACCGCCTGGGCGGTGTCCACCAGGAAGGGCCAGTCGGAGGCCTCGAGGAGCAAAAGCTCCCGCATGGCCTGCTGGAGCACCCTAAAGGGCAGGTTGCCCTGGCGCACCGCCTCCCGCATGGCCCCTTCCGCCCGGTATACCGTGCGCCAGTAGTCCCAGGTGGCCTCGTTGAGCCAGACCCTATGGTCCCCGCCCCGGCCCCAGGAACCCTCGGGCAAAGCCGTGCGCACCGCCTTACCCTGGACCGCCTCCTTCGCCGTGACCGCCTGGACCCCTCTCCTTTGGGCCAGAAGCCGCAACACCTCCTCCAACCAGGCCACCCCCTCGTACCACCAGTGGCCAAAGAGCTCGGCATCGTAGGGAGCCAGGATAACCCCGTCCGGATGCTCCCGGCCCAGGCGCTCCACCAGGCCCACGAAGTGAAGGGCGTGTTCCTTCACCTTGAGAAAGGCCGCCTCGGGTTCGTAGGGCGCCTTGGCGGAAAGGTCGGCCTGGCGGTGGGTAACCCGCCAGTGGTGGAGGCCAGAAACCGGGTCCTTGCGGTGAAACTCCCGGTAAAGCCCCTCCCCGGGATAGCCATAGTCCGCGCTCCACACCTGCAAGGAGGTTTCCAGGTTGCGGGCCAAGACCCTCAGGCCCGACTCCAGCTCGTGGACGTAGTAGGTGGCCTCGGCGCTTTCCACCGGGCCCAAGGAGGCTTCCCCATAAGGGGAAAGGGGCCTCCCCCCTTGGACCAGGTGGGCGTCCACGAAGGTGTAGCGGATCCCGGCCCGCATGAGAAGCTCATCCACCCCCGGCCTAAAACCCTCTGGGGCCCCTTCCACGGGGGGCTTCCAGTAGCCCTTCGGCCGGTAGGCCATCTCCGGAAGCCAGAAGCCCGTGGGGTCCTTGGCAAAGTGGCGGCGGTAGGTGGCCACCCCCGTCTTGATCTGGGCCCAAAGGGCCTCGTCGTAGCCCAGAAGGGGGGAGTAGCCATGGGTGGCATTGGAGGTGAGAAGCTCCACCTGGCCCCGGTCCTGGGTCCTGCGGAAAGCGGAAAGGAGATCCCCTCTTAGATGATGGAAATGGTCCAGGGTAAGCTCCCAGAAGGCCACCTGGTGGCGGGCGCTGGCCTCGAGGTCCGTCCCTTGGTAGCGCAGGTAGTCACCCTGGGCCCGCTCCAGCCGGTCCTTGGCGTAGGCCCAAAAGCCTTCCCTCACCTTGGCGTCCCCCAGCTGCTCCGCCAAGATGGGGGTGATCCCCAGGGTAAAGCGGGCCTCCACCCCTTCCTGATGAAGCCGCTCCAAGGACCTAAGGAGGGGCAGATAGGTTTCCGCCATGGCCTCGTAAAGGGTTTCCTCCCCGAAGGGCCACATCCCATGGGAGCGCACATAGGGTAGGTGGGCGTGGAGGACCAGGGCAAAGCGTGCCATGGGTCTAGCGTACCACGGTGCCTTCCCCGGCCAGGGCCCGCCTTATGGGGTTTTCCACCCGGGCATCGGCAAAAACCACCCGCCTCACCCCGCCCTTCACCGCCTCCACCGCCCCCATCACCTTCCGCTTCATGCGGCCTTGGGCCAAGGAAAGGTACTCGGGGTCCTCCACCCTGTCCACGGGGATCTCCCGTACCAGGCTGGCCTCGTCGGGGTAATGGGCGAGAAGGCCCGGCACGTTGGAAAGGTAAACCAAGGCCTCCGCCCCATAAAGGGTGGCCAGGAGGGCCGCCACCTGGTCCCCGTCGGTGTTGATGGCCTCCCCCTCGTAGCTGATGGCGGGAGGGGTGATCACCGGCAAGTACCCTGCGCCCAAAAGGAGGTCCAAAAGGGCCCGGTTCACCTGCTCCACCGTGCCCGTGTAGTCCCCCCGGTGGATCTTGACCTTGCCGTCTTCCACGTACTTCACCGCGGTCTTGCGGCGGCCTTGGAGAAGCCTCCCATCCAGCCCGGAAAGCCCCAGGGCGTTGGCCCCGTCCCGCTGGAGAAGCTCCACCAGGCGCTTGTTCACCAGGCCGCAGTAGACCATCTCAAAGATCTCCAAGGTCCTGCGGTCGGTGAGGCGGCTCACCTGCCCCCCGGGGTGGGTGAGGAAGCGGGGGGGATGGCCCAAGGCCTCCGCCACCTTGTTGGTTTCGGCGCTTCCCCCATGGACCAGAAGAAGCCTCACCCCCTCCTTCCACAAGGAGGCGGCATCCTTGGCCACCGCCTCGTAGTTGATGCCCTCAGCGCCTCCCACCTTGACCACGATCACAAAAACCCCTCCCTTAGGCGTCCCCGTCAGACCCGAGGTTCCTTGACACGCAACCTGGCCTAGCGCTCTTCCCTATCCCCACCCAAGAGGGCACAAACCCATCCACGGTTACCTCCCCCATCCTGGCCTTCAGGGATGCAGGCCGGGAAACTCCAGACCCAGGGTCTCGGGCCAGCCCATGCGGATGTTGAGGGCCTGGAGAGCATGGCCGGCGGTGCCCTTCACCAGGTTGTCGATGGCGGTCATCACCACCAGCCGCCCCGTGTCCTCCTCCAGCTCAAAGCCGATGTCCGCATAGTTGGTGCCCTGGACGAAGCGGGGGTCGGGGTAGCGGTGGATGCCCTTTTTCTGCTTGACGATACGGACAAAAGGCTCTCCCCCATAGGCCTCCCGGTAGGCCTGCCAGACATCCCGCTCGCTCCAGCCGTCCTGCAAAAAGGCCTGGGCGGTCATGAGGATGCCCCGCACCCGGTCGGTGGCGATGGCGGTGAGGTGGACCTCCGGCTTTCCCGGGAGGTTTTCCACCACCTCGGCGGTGTGGCGGTGGCCCGTGGGCTTGTAGACCCTAAGGGAACCGGAACGCTCGGGGTGGTGGCTGGCGGGGCTGGGCTCGGCCCCCGCCGCCGAGGTGGAGATGAGAAGGGTGACGAAGATGGGTGCGGGCTTCAGCACCCCACCCCTAAGGAGGGGGTAAAGGCCCAGGAGGGTGGCGGTGGCGTTGCACCCCGCCCCCGCCATCCAGTCCGCCTCCCGCAGGCGGTCCCGGTAGAGCTCAGGGATGGCGTAGACGAAGCGGCCCAGAAGCTCGGGCCGGGGGTGCTCCCCGTAGTACTTGCGGTATAGGTCCAGGTTCTTGAGGCGGAAATCCGCGGAAAGGTCTATGAGGATGGGGGCTAGATCCGCATAGCGGTCAAACTCCTGGGCGAAAACCCCGTGGGGCAGGGAGAGGACCAGGATGTCGGCGGGCTCCAGCCTTTCCGGAGGGATGAACTTGAGGCCTGTTCTTCCCCTGAGGTTGGGGTGGACAAAGGCCACGGGCTCGCCGGCGAAGCGCCTCGAGGTCACCTGCTTCACCTCGAGGTACGGATGGGCAAGGGCCAGGCGCAAAAACTCCCCCCCGGCATACCCCGAGGCCCCCACGATGGATAGCGTCTTCTTAGCGCTCATGCAACTACTCCTCCAAAGCCTCCAGCAAACGGCCCACCCGTTCCCCTAGGCTCGTGCCTCTTCCCATGCGTACCTGAGGATCTCCCCCGGGATATCCACCCCCGTGGTGTGGACGGAGTTCTTGAACTCCATGGTGTGGTTCACCTCGTTCACCAATAGACCCCGCTCCGACTCAAAGAGGTCTATGGCCACCACGCCGCCCCCCACCGCCTGGGCCGCCTTCACCGAAAGCTCGGCGATCTCGGGGGTTAGGGGGCAGTTTTCCGCCTGTCCCCCCCGGGCGGTGTTGGTGATCCAGTGCTGGCTCCGCCGGTAGATGGCGGCGATGGCCCTACTCCCCACCACGAAGACCCGTATGTCCCGCCCGGGCTTGCGCACATACTCCTGCAGGTAAAGGAGCTGGTGCTGAAACCCCCCTAAGACCTCCTTGTGCTCCAGGATGGCCTCGGCGGCCTCCCGGTCGGTGATCTTGGCGAGAAGCCTTCCCCAGCTCCCGATCACCGGCTTCAGCACCAGGGGATAGCCCCATTCCTCCATGAGCCTAAGGGCCTCCTCCGCCTCGGTGAGGAGGGCGGTCCTGGGCTGGGGCAGGCCATGGCGCTCCAAGGCCACGCTGGTGGCCCACTTGTCCCCGCAGGTCTCCATCACCTCGGGCCGGTTCACCACGGGGATGCCCAACGCGGTGAGGTAGCGGGCCACGGCCAGGCCCCGGGTCTGGCTCACGCACCGCTCCAGGGCCACCGTGACCCCCTCCAGCTCCTTAGGCCTTTCCCCCAGGACCATGCGCAAGGCGGGGACGTAAACCTTCTTGTAGGGAATGCCCAGGGCCTCAGCCCGTTCAAAGAGCATCCTCTCGTCGGGGCGGATACGGTCGTACAGGATGGCCAGCATGGCGATGGCTCTTCCCCCTTCCAGGAACCCCGGACCGGGCCCGGCCCGGGGCCTCGAGGCCCCCTACCCTAAGGGAAGGGCCTCACTCCCCCCAGTCCTCCGCTTCCTCCGGGGCGGGCTCCAAGCGCAAAGGGTCCAGCCCCACCACCTCCAGCTCCGCACCGCAGTCCTCGCAAACCACAAGCTCGCCCAACTCGGGGTTTTCCAGGGTCAACTCCGCACCGCATTCAGGACAAGTGGCTACCATTCCTCGTCCTCCTCGTCCACCTCGCTCCAGTCGGGGATGAAGCGGAAGCCGCACTCAGGGCACTCCACCTCCTGGCCTTGGTCCTCCTCGGATACCTCAAAGGTGTAACCGCAACGGGGGCAGTCCACGAAGAAGGCTTCCAGGCCCTCCTCCGTCACCTCCACCTCGAGGGGATCCAGGGAGACCACCTCCAAGAAGGCCCCGCAGGCCTCGCACTCCAGCACATCCCCTATCTCCAGGGTTTCCAGGTCCTCGGCCAGCACCACGCTGACCTCGCCGCACACCGGACAGGTGATCTCCAGGTCCTCCATGGGTCCAGTCTACTCCCCCGGGAAGCGGCCGTGCTTCTTGTAGTAGTCCAACAGCGACCCTTCCCTCAAGGCCTCCAGCAGGAAGGGGGGCGGGGGGCGAAGGGCAAAGCGCTCCCCTCCCCGCAGCAAAACCCCCGTTTCCAGGTCCAACTCCACCTGATCCCCATCCTCTAGCGCATCCACCACCTCCTCCGATTCAAAGGGGATGATCCCCAGGTTCACCAGGTTGCGGAAAAAGATGCGGGCGTAGCTCTTGGCGATCACCGCCCGGATGCCCAGCTTGCGCAGGGCCTCGGGGGCATACTCCCGGCTGCTGCCAAGCCCGGCGTTCCGCCCAAAGACCAAGATGTCCCCCGGCTTCACCTCCTTGGCGAACTCCGGCCGCAGGTGGGCAAAGGCGAAGGTGTGGAACCGGTCCTCCCCCACCATGAAGGGAGCGTACTTGCCGGGAAGGATGTCGTCGGTGTTGATCTGGTCGCCAAACTTCCAAACCCTAGGCATGGGCTTCCTCCTGTAAAGGGGCCAGGTCCTCGGGGGTGGCGATGTACCCGGCCACCGCGCTGGCCGCGGCCACCCGGGGGCTTGCCAGGTAGATCTCGGCGTCGGGCGCCCCCATGCGCCCCCGGAAGTTGCGGTTGCTGGTGGACACGCACACCTCTCCCGGGGCCAAAACCCCCATGTGCCGCCCCATGCAGGGGCCGCACCCAGGGGTGCCCAGGGTGGCCCCCGCCTCCAGCAGGGTGAGGAGGGTGCCATCCCGGGCGGCCTCCTCCAGGACCTGGGAGCTGGCGGGGATCACCAAAAGGCGCACCCCCGGGGCCACCTTTCTTCCCCTTAGCACCTCGGCGGCGGCGCGGAGGTCCTCGAGGCGCCCGTTAGTGCAGGTGCCGATGAAGACCTGATCCACCCGCTTGCCCCGCACCGCGGAAACCTCCTGCACGTTGTCCACGTAAAAGGGCACGGAAACCCGCGGGGTAAGGGTGGAGAGGTCCACCTCCACCTCCCGGACATACCGGGCATCGGGGTCGGGGTAGAGCCAATCGGGCACCCGGTAAAGATCCAGGATCTCCCCCGAGGGCACCAAAAGCCCCGCCTTGGCCCCCGCCTCCACCGTGAGGTTGGCCAGGGTCATGCGCTCACCCCGGCTTAGGGACTCCGCCCCCTCGGCAAGGTGGATCTCCACCGCCATGTAGGTGGCCCCCTCGGCGGTGAGGAGACGGACCATCTCCAGGGCAGCGTCCTTGGCGGTAACCCCCCTAGGAAGCTTTCCCCGGAAGGTCACCTTCACGCTTTCCGGAACCCTAAGCCAGGTGCGGCCGCTGGCGGCGGCCAAGGCAATGTCCGTGGCCCCCATGCCCGTGCCGAAGGCCCCCACTGCCCCATAGGTGGTGGAGTGGGAATCCGACCCCACCACGATCCAACCCGGCTGGGCCAGGCCCTCCTCCATGAGCACCTGGTGGCACACCCCTCTTCCCACGTCAAAGACCCGGATGCCGTGCTTCCTGCCCCATTCCCGGATCTCCTTCTGGGCCTTGGCCACCTCCAGGTTGGCCGCCGGAGCCACGTGGTCGATGACGATGGAAACCCTTTCCGGATAGCGGGGGGTGGCCTCCAGGTACGCCAGGCGCTTGAAGAAGCTCCCGGCGATGGAGTCCACCACCATCACCTGGTCCACCTCCACCACCACAAGCTCCCCGGCCCTTACCTCCCTTCCCGCCTTCCTAGAAAGTATCTTTTCCGCCAAGGTCAAGCCCATGCCCGCCTCCTATACTGGGGGTATGACCTATACCGCCCTGGTTTACGAGGACCCAGAAACCCCGGGCACCTGGATCGCCGAGTTTCCCGCCATTCCCGAAGCCCATTCCTTCGGCCGAACCCCCGAGGAAGCCTTGGCCCACGCCAAAGAAGCCCTGGAGTTGGTTCTGGCCCACCTGAAGGAAATGGGCCGCCCCCTTCCCAAAGATGTCCGTGCGGTGCAGGTGGGGGTAGATGCCGCCTAGGCCCGAGGAGGTGGCCCGGAAGCTCCAGCGCCTGGGGTTTGCGGAGCGCATGACCAGAGGGGGGCACCGGCTTTACGCCCATCCCGACGGCCGGATCGTGGTGATTCCCTTTCATAGCGGAGAGCTTCCCAAGGGCACCTTCAAAAAGATCCTGAAGCAAGCCGGCCTCAGCGAGGAGGAGTTCCGCAAGCTCTAAAGGGCCCGGCCTCATGCCGTGATCCACTCCCTTAAGATTCGGTCCAGCTCCTCGAGGGTGAGCTGCCCTTTATCCGCCAAGGCCTTGATGTGCTGGGTGATGCGGGCAAGCTCCTCTTCCCCATAGTGGAGGCCCAGCTCCTCCGCCCGCGCCTTGATGGCATGCCGGCCCGTGAGCTTAGAGGCGATGATGAGCTTGCGCTTCACCCCGAAGACCTCCGGCGGATAGGGCTCGTAGGACTCGGGGTTGATGTAGATGGCCTTGAGGTGCATCCCCGCCTTGTGGCTGAAGGCGGTCTCCCCGGTGATGTAGTTGTTAAAGGGAATCTCGATCCCCACCATCCGGGCCACCATGCGATCCAGCTCGGGAAGCATCTCCAGCTTGTACTTCCTGCGCACATAGTCGGGCTGCAGGGTGTACATGCGGGCCAAGAAACCCCCTAAAGGGGTGATCCCGTTCCGCTCCCCGATCCCCAGGATGGTGGTGTCCACGTGGGTAGCCCCGGCTTCTATGGCCTCAAAGGCGTTGGCGATGGCACAGCCCGTGTCGTTGTGCCCGTGGAACTCTATGTCCACATGCGGCCCCACCACCCGCCTCACCTCCCGCACCAGGGCAAAGACCTGCCTGGGGGTAGCGATGCCCACGGTGTCCGCCAAGCCCACCCGGTCCACATAGGGAGCGATGGCCCCGTAAATCTCCAAAAGGTCGTGCTCGTCGGAGCGGAAGGTGTCTTCGGCGGAGAAGCGCACCTCCACGTGGGGGGCCTTCTCGCGGATGTAGCCAATGACCTCCCTGGCCTCCTCGATGATCCGGGGAATGTCCCGCCCGTGGGCGGCCCTTAGGTACTTGCTGGTACCAAAGAGGAGGTCAATGCCCTGCACGCCGGTTTCCACCGCCACCTTGGCCGCATCCATCCGGGTCTGGATGTGGGTCACCACCTTGGCCTTGAGGCCCAAGGAGGCCAGGACCTCCGCATCCTTCCGGGACTGGGGGGAGGCCATGGGGGTGGTCACCTCGATGTACTCCACGCCGAACTCGTTCAGGGCCTTGGCGATCTCGATCTTGTCCTGGGTGGAAAAGTTGGCCCTTTCAAACTGCTCGCCTTCCCTTAAGGTGGAATCGATAATCTTCCATTCCCGCATGCGCCCCTCCCCAAAAGAAAACCGGCCCGATTTCGGGCCGGGGGATAAGGAGCCCTCTAGGGCTAGCCTACCCCCCGGCGGCCGAGTTTTTTCTCACGGGCCAGCATCTTGCCTGTAAGGGTATACGAAACCCTCCCATTTGTCAACGGCCAAACCGCCTTTCGCGGGCCTGGTAGCTGCGGAGGGCCCTCAGGAAGTCTATTTTTCGGAACTCCGGCCAAAGCACGTCGGCGAAGTAGAACTCCGAGTAGGCGGACTGCCAGAGGAGGAAACCCGAAAGCCTTATCTCCCCCGAGGTGCGGATGATGAAGTCGGGGTCAGGAAGACCCGCAGTGTAAAGATGGCGGGCGATCTCCTCAGGGGTGAGCCCTTCCGCAACCTCCTTGGGGGAAAGGCCCTTTTTATCGGCCTCGAGGAGAAGTTGCTTCACCGCATCCGCGATCTCCTCCCTCCCCCCGTAGCCCAAGGCGATATTCAGCACCATGCCCTGGTGGGCCTGGGTCTTGGCCTCGAGGCGCTCCAAGGCCCTTAGCACCTCCGGGGAAAACCCCTCCCGCCGCCCGATGAAGCGCACCCTAACCTGGTTCTCCAGGATGCGGTGGTCCTCCGCCATCCTCTCCGCCTCCCGCACGAAAAGGCGCATGAGCTCCTCCACCTCCTCGGGGGGGCGCTTGAAGTTATCGGTGGAAAACACCCAGACCGTCACCGTCCGGATGCCCATCTCCAGGCACCACTCCAGGACCTCGTAGGCCTTTTGCACCCCAAACTCATGCCCCTTGACGGGGGCTAGGCCCAAGGCCCGGGCGTAGCGGCGGTTCCCATCCAGGATGAGGCCCAGGTGCTTGGGCACCGGGCCTCCTTTCACCTCCTTAAGGAGGCGCTTTTCGTACAGCCAGTAGAGGGGCCGGGAGAGGGAGAGGAGGCGGCGAACCATACCCTTTCCACCCTAAGGCGAGAGGATGAGAAAGGGAAGGGCTAACGGTATAGCTCCCGGGCGATGATGTGGCGCTGGATCTCCGAGGTGCCCTCGTAGATCTCCGTCACCTTGGCGTCGCGGTAGTAGCGCTCCACCCGGTAGTCCCGGTGGTAACCGTAGCCCCCCAACACCTGCACCGCCTCCCGGGTCACCTCCACCGCCACGCCGCTGGCGAAGAGCTTGGCGGCGCTGGCCTCCAGGGTGAACCGCTCCCCGGAGTCCTTTTTCCTGGCGGCCTCCAGCACCAAGGCCCGGGCGGCCACGATCTTCACGTGCATGTCGGCGATCTTGAAGGCGATAGCCTGGTGCTCCCGAAGCTTCCTGCCAAACTGCTCCCTCTGATCCGCATAGGCCTTGGCCATCTCAAAGGCCCCCCGGGCGATGCCCACCGCCTGGGCCGCCACCCCAATCCGGCCCGAATCCAAACCCGCCAGGGCGTAGGCCAGGCCCCTCCCCTCCTCCCCCAGGAGGTTCTCCTCGGGCACGAAGACCTCCTCGAGGCGCACCTCGGCGGTGTGGGCGGCGTGGAGGCCCATCTTCGCCTCCGGGGGGCCAAAGGAAAGGCCCGGGGTGCCCTTTTCCACCAAAAAGGCGCTGATGCCC from Thermus caldifontis encodes the following:
- a CDS encoding CoA-binding protein, which encodes MTDLELQTYLERARTIAVLGAHKDPSRPAHYVPEYLWEKGYRILPVNPRFAGMELFGVRVVASLEEISEPVDILDVFRPPEALLAHLPEVLALRPGLVWLQSGIRHPGFEEALKEAGIPVVADRCLMVEHRRLFGTP
- a CDS encoding A/G-specific adenine glycosylase, whose amino-acid sequence is MKGLQEALLGWYRENPRLLPWRGEKDPYRILVAEVLLQQTRTAQAIPYYHRFLARFPSLKALREAPLEEVLKAWQGAGYYRRALHLHRLAQEVEALPQGYAELLGLPGLGPYTAAAVASLAFGERVAAVDGNVRRVLSRLLAWENPSPQRLWRLAQDLMPPGEAPGEWNQALMDLGATVCLPRRPLCSRCPVAAFCQGRADPGRYPGARKRKVREEALAALVLWGREGVYLEKLEGRFAGLYGVPLMPPEDLPARARAFGVEPRFAGEVRHALTHRRLRVEVHVAPWEGAACRREQLVDPGEKPLPKLMEKVLRQAQAFLAHEGILPLPHAKAHRIKPFQPD
- a CDS encoding FAD-dependent oxidoreductase, with amino-acid sequence MPEYQVLIVGAGFAGSEAAFRLAQMGVRVGLLTQSLDSVMMPFLPPKPPFPEGSLLARAYDPADSRLWAFHARAKYLLENQPNLHLFQATATELLLEGKRVVGVGTWEGPPARASRVVLAVGSFLGARLWLGEAVEEAGRLSEASYPDLFLHLQALGFRFLKRERAVPEAPGTPGYTVSYHAFHPEEWEEETFRLVRLEGLYAVGLCVREGEYALMSQEGLRLAEHLLHELG
- a CDS encoding [LysW]-aminoadipate kinase: MIVVKVGGAEGINYEAVAKDAASLWKEGVRLLLVHGGSAETNKVAEALGHPPRFLTHPGGQVSRLTDRRTLEIFEMVYCGLVNKRLVELLQRDGANALGLSGLDGRLLQGRRKTAVKYVEDGKVKIHRGDYTGTVEQVNRALLDLLLGAGYLPVITPPAISYEGEAINTDGDQVAALLATLYGAEALVYLSNVPGLLAHYPDEASLVREIPVDRVEDPEYLSLAQGRMKRKVMGAVEAVKGGVRRVVFADARVENPIRRALAGEGTVVR
- a CDS encoding NAD+ synthase gives rise to the protein MKILQAPKIQESLELHWPLVADFLTRFVQEELSWRGYERAIVAVSGGVDSATTLALAVRALGPKRVHALFLPHRDSSPLSREHAYLVAETFGVELEEVDITPMVEGYAAQTPDLTPHRKGNLMARARMMVLFDKSQAYEALPLGTGNKTERLFGYFTWHGDDTPPVNPLGDLYKTQVWGLARYLGVPQAVVEKVPTADLIPGQTDEGDLGVRYLRADVILEHYLKGYPDAYIESLGYTQEEIARVKERVNRTHWKRALPTVALLSSTAIGEFYLRPLDYRP
- a CDS encoding 1,4-alpha-glucan branching protein; translation: MARFALVLHAHLPYVRSHGMWPFGEETLYEAMAETYLPLLRSLERLHQEGVEARFTLGITPILAEQLGDAKVREGFWAYAKDRLERAQGDYLRYQGTDLEASARHQVAFWELTLDHFHHLRGDLLSAFRRTQDRGQVELLTSNATHGYSPLLGYDEALWAQIKTGVATYRRHFAKDPTGFWLPEMAYRPKGYWKPPVEGAPEGFRPGVDELLMRAGIRYTFVDAHLVQGGRPLSPYGEASLGPVESAEATYYVHELESGLRVLARNLETSLQVWSADYGYPGEGLYREFHRKDPVSGLHHWRVTHRQADLSAKAPYEPEAAFLKVKEHALHFVGLVERLGREHPDGVILAPYDAELFGHWWYEGVAWLEEVLRLLAQRRGVQAVTAKEAVQGKAVRTALPEGSWGRGGDHRVWLNEATWDYWRTVYRAEGAMREAVRQGNLPFRVLQQAMRELLLLEASDWPFLVDTAQAVEYAKERYQGHAEAFFNLLKGVSPEELGALEEQDNPFPEADPRLYLEPSRAPHGGVG
- a CDS encoding nitrilase-related carbon-nitrogen hydrolase; the encoded protein is MVRHAILQFRPEKARIRENLTRLAAHLRVLRPHAPGVVVLPEAALTGYFLQGGVRELALTRYELLELLSQVHKEVGWEGLLDVVVGFYERDEGAYYNSAAYLELPHRIVHVHRKVFLPTYGVFDEERYLARGRRVEAFNTRFGRAAILICEDFWHSLTSAIAALDGAEVVYVPAASPARGFHGERPENVERWRTLARAVAAEHGLYVILSSLVGFEGGKGMSGGSLAVGPEGRVLAEAPLFEEAALLLDLDRERIPPVRYDSPLLSDLEAALPLLLPDLERVLGKEGR